One window from the genome of Pyrobaculum ferrireducens encodes:
- a CDS encoding ATPase domain-containing protein, which translates to MPKKAEAPEECQQYRGPKREDVVKLCAELGGLKHLAVKNVVELAQLLELEDDLEKAEEVLAAVRRAAGVGARVVPVSEAVKSYAAVEVLKTHVSEFDEKTPWGGLRFGYIYGLAGEYGAGKSMFAIQASVLAAISGRRVVYIDTEGALNLSLFERVAKRFGSDLTALSERLHITQVIDPVDLKEVLLSLRAVDVVVVDSMVSHALRAQFRGRERLAARQQLLAYFLDILRRMAAVYGTLSILTDQVIDVPDFFSSKRPAGGNVLLHGVHALFLMRRPNKQKAEGVMIPLDVPGMAPTTEIRYEIRDDGLY; encoded by the coding sequence GTGCCTAAGAAGGCGGAGGCTCCCGAGGAGTGTCAGCAGTACAGGGGGCCGAAGAGGGAGGACGTGGTCAAGCTGTGCGCAGAGCTGGGCGGCTTGAAGCATTTGGCTGTTAAGAACGTGGTGGAGCTAGCCCAGCTACTGGAGCTAGAGGACGACCTGGAGAAGGCCGAGGAGGTGCTGGCCGCGGTTAGGAGAGCCGCCGGCGTCGGGGCGAGGGTTGTGCCGGTGTCGGAGGCTGTGAAGTCCTACGCCGCTGTCGAGGTGTTGAAGACGCATGTGAGCGAATTTGACGAGAAGACGCCTTGGGGCGGCCTGCGTTTCGGCTACATATACGGGCTGGCCGGGGAGTATGGCGCCGGCAAGTCCATGTTTGCAATTCAAGCCTCCGTGCTGGCGGCTATTAGTGGCAGAAGGGTAGTGTATATAGACACCGAGGGGGCGCTGAACCTCTCTCTCTTCGAGAGGGTGGCTAAGAGATTCGGCTCCGACTTGACCGCGCTGTCGGAGAGGCTACACATCACTCAGGTGATAGATCCCGTCGATCTGAAGGAGGTTTTGCTGTCGCTTAGGGCTGTGGATGTTGTCGTTGTGGATTCCATGGTGTCTCACGCCCTGCGCGCCCAGTTTAGGGGTAGAGAAAGGCTTGCCGCGAGGCAACAGCTACTGGCCTACTTCCTTGACATTTTGAGGAGGATGGCCGCTGTTTATGGGACGTTGTCGATATTAACGGACCAAGTTATCGACGTGCCGGACTTTTTCAGTAGCAAGAGGCCTGCCGGCGGCAACGTCTTATTGCACGGTGTCCATGCGTTGTTCCTAATGCGCCGGCCTAATAAGCAGAAGGCGGAGGGTGTGATGATTCCGCTGGATGTGCCGGGGATGGCACCCACCACGGAAATCCGCTACGAAATTCGAGATGACGGCCTCTACTAG
- a CDS encoding ATPase AAA, with amino-acid sequence MTLYTQLFKLVVAVEGNALITGLPGTGKTSLIKWSLRDIPHDYAVVVYDTAGDFRNCDFVGRFSVNPLDLPTPRVVEILEEALAATYGEYPYLLTPAMAELLHRTVERGARTLSQVRRGVLDVAEPHEMDTAYALRRRLVHFDVAQFEKTDVPIRHGASTCVDVSGLDRVGRLAYVLAHLELTRDVKNVIYVVDEAHRFLAFTSRYSLLTDHLRTGRGRGRFFVLVSHSYREFQRHLGYVKMVIRFPDWDLDESKTTPLQPSEALVTVRAASLRSAEALAKLLPLRGTWAQFRITVPPYAERSTA; translated from the coding sequence ATGACTCTCTACACCCAACTATTCAAGCTGGTGGTGGCCGTGGAGGGGAATGCGCTGATTACGGGGCTCCCGGGGACGGGGAAGACCTCCCTCATCAAGTGGTCTCTCCGCGATATTCCGCATGACTACGCCGTGGTGGTTTACGACACGGCCGGCGACTTTAGGAACTGCGATTTCGTGGGGAGGTTTTCGGTAAACCCCCTAGACCTCCCCACTCCGCGCGTCGTTGAGATTTTGGAGGAGGCTCTGGCCGCCACGTACGGCGAGTACCCCTATCTGCTGACTCCCGCGATGGCGGAACTGCTACACAGAACTGTGGAGAGGGGGGCGCGCACCCTTTCGCAGGTTAGGCGCGGCGTCTTGGACGTGGCCGAGCCCCACGAGATGGACACAGCCTACGCCTTGCGTAGGCGTCTAGTCCATTTCGACGTTGCGCAGTTCGAGAAGACTGACGTACCCATCCGGCACGGAGCCTCGACGTGCGTCGACGTCTCGGGGCTGGATAGAGTGGGGAGGCTGGCCTACGTGCTGGCGCATCTAGAGCTTACGCGCGACGTGAAGAACGTCATCTACGTCGTGGACGAGGCCCACCGCTTCCTCGCCTTCACGTCGAGGTACTCCCTCCTCACCGACCACCTACGCACCGGGAGGGGGCGGGGACGCTTCTTTGTCTTAGTTTCCCACTCCTATAGAGAATTCCAGAGGCACCTAGGCTACGTCAAGATGGTGATCAGATTCCCAGACTGGGACTTGGACGAGTCTAAAACAACGCCGCTACAGCCCTCCGAGGCGCTTGTCACCGTGAGAGCCGCCTCTCTCCGCTCGGCTGAGGCCTTGGCCAAGCTTCTGCCGCTTAGAGGCACATGGGCCCAGTTCCGCATCACCGTGCCTCCCTATGCAGAGAGATCCACTGCGTAG